The proteins below are encoded in one region of Alicyclobacillus acidoterrestris:
- a CDS encoding ATPase, T2SS/T4P/T4SS family, with the protein MAIENPEEVLAQIQRNSSRSLQRVVDESRNIRQNYQERKIGDGNLMEQQVKILLDFIYNKDIDFLRQAPTEAETKARLAKAIQQGDVERLAVNVRDAIEQVAIHMYHHGILQPLMDASRPDVTDIWVFGKYGIMYREYGQNHWFVNQSGERIHFESHDELRRYIERKLGTEYRLDLSAASTNAIFPDGSRLIYRDKACGFSTWINGEYVLFQNEPILCIRRFGRAFSLEELMMTGMFTARMRLYFEFLARIRESFLIGGPTGSGKSTLQNAIMEYLPQNELTAMLEDTPDAKIRGGFFLRLYTQEANGEDKGEITIGRNLFDVKRLNSQNTLVGEMRDGFTAMRASDVAMMTSGLFSTTMHAETIRKMIKAYINMLKSSPDRPSEAYAFDLFATCFQQLISVELVHNKPLVTEIGEVLGANDNGVDWRPVFERKYSSNKVIFHGLSERMIERAYKYDVVIPEELLSPGEESIE; encoded by the coding sequence ATGGCAATCGAAAATCCTGAAGAAGTACTGGCTCAAATTCAAAGAAATAGCTCCAGGAGTTTACAACGTGTCGTTGATGAATCAAGAAACATCCGTCAGAACTATCAAGAACGTAAGATTGGTGACGGAAATCTTATGGAGCAGCAGGTGAAAATTTTACTCGATTTCATATACAACAAAGACATTGATTTTCTTCGTCAAGCACCAACGGAGGCGGAGACAAAGGCAAGGCTCGCAAAGGCAATACAGCAAGGTGATGTGGAGCGTTTGGCGGTTAATGTCAGGGATGCAATTGAACAAGTGGCTATTCACATGTATCACCACGGCATTCTGCAACCGCTTATGGACGCAAGCCGTCCCGATGTTACTGACATCTGGGTATTCGGAAAGTATGGGATTATGTATCGCGAATACGGTCAAAATCATTGGTTTGTCAATCAAAGTGGGGAACGTATTCACTTCGAATCTCACGATGAACTGAGACGGTACATCGAAAGAAAGCTTGGAACTGAATATCGCCTCGACCTTTCAGCTGCCTCTACGAATGCAATCTTTCCAGACGGATCGAGATTGATATACAGAGACAAAGCGTGCGGCTTCTCAACATGGATAAATGGCGAATACGTCCTATTTCAAAATGAGCCGATTCTTTGCATACGACGATTTGGACGCGCGTTTTCACTCGAAGAACTGATGATGACCGGAATGTTCACTGCACGAATGCGGCTATATTTTGAGTTTCTTGCCCGTATTCGCGAATCATTTCTTATAGGTGGACCAACGGGTTCAGGGAAGAGTACTTTGCAAAACGCCATTATGGAGTACCTTCCTCAAAACGAATTAACTGCAATGCTGGAGGACACACCCGATGCAAAAATTCGAGGCGGTTTCTTTCTGAGATTATACACGCAGGAAGCCAACGGTGAAGACAAAGGCGAGATAACGATTGGGAGAAACCTATTTGACGTAAAGCGTTTGAACTCACAAAACACACTCGTTGGTGAGATGCGCGACGGATTTACAGCAATGCGGGCAAGTGATGTCGCGATGATGACATCGGGCCTGTTTTCGACAACAATGCACGCAGAAACAATACGCAAGATGATTAAAGCTTATATCAATATGCTTAAGTCGTCTCCTGATCGACCGAGTGAAGCGTACGCATTTGACCTGTTTGCAACTTGTTTCCAACAGCTAATCAGTGTCGAGCTAGTTCACAATAAGCCGCTTGTCACAGAAATCGGGGAAGTTCTCGGAGCAAATGACAATGGTGTTGATTGGCGTCCAGTCTTCGAGCGCAAGTACAGTTCAAACAAGGTAATCTTCCATGGTCTTTCTGAGCGCATGATTGAACGAGCCTATAAGTATGACGTAGTGATCCCGGAAGAACTTCTCAGCCCTGGGGAGGAATCAATCGAATGA